In the genome of Arthrobacter alpinus, the window CTCCGTGTTGGTGAGGAACTCAGCGAAAGCCAGCGCCGTGGCTTCGTTCTTCGACTTGCCGGACACGCTGATGCCCTGCACAAACAGCGGCGGGTTGCCGAAGCCGTTGGTGACGTCAACATCGGGCAGGAGCTTGGGCGCGTTCACGGCAATGTCCTTGTCGATGTAATTGGGTCCGGCGGTGGCCCAGGCGACGGTTCCCTTGTTGAAGTTGGTGATATTGGAGTTCAGGGTGCCGGCGCCCTGGAGGGCCTCCGGCGAGACGGCGCCAAGCTTGTACAGCTCCGCGTAGCGTTCGATGACTGCCACGGCCGCCGGGGTGTTGAATACGAACTTGCCGTCGACGTAGACGTCCTGGGTGTCGCCGCCGTCCGAGACCAGGCTCTGCAGGGACTTCGGGCTGGGAACGTCGGAGATGGACTGGATGCCGGCACCGGCGAGCTTCCCAGCCGCGTCGAGCATCTCATCCACGTTTGTGGGTGTCTTGTCGACGCCACCCTTGGTGAGCAGTGCCTTGTTCCAGTAGTTCAGTTCGGTGCCCAGGTACCAAGGGAAGCCAAAGGATCCGTCGACCCCGTCGTAGGTGTAGGCGTCCACGCCACCCTCCACATAGTCGCCCAACACCTTTGAGGACTTGGACAGATCGAGCAGCTGCCCTGCCGAGGCCAGCGAGTAGCCGTATTCCGGGGGAAGGTTCAGGACGTCGGGAAGTTCTCCAGACCCGGCCTGCTGCAGGATCTTGTCCTCATACCCGTCAGCGGGCTGGTCGATCCACTTGACGGTGGTGCCGGGGTTTGCCTTCTCAAAGGCATCAACGACTCCTTCAAAGTACGGCGTGAACTTGTCGTTTTTCAATGACCAGGTCTGGAAAGTGATCTCACCACCGATCTTGCCGTCCCCGGCAGCGTCACCAGCTGGTGCGGCTGTGCCGCCCGTGCAGGCACTGAGAGCCAGCACGGTTGCCACCGCGATGCCTGTTGCGAGAATGTTACGAATCTTCATGGACGGTTCCCCTTCGAAGTGGTCCAGGTGCCGCGGCTCTGCCAGAGGCGGCTATCACAATTCATTACTAAAACGATATAGTGAACATAGCATGCCACACCGAACTCCGGCTCGTCTAGTACTGAATGAGACTCGCTCGGCAACGATTCCCTGGAAGGAACACGATGACTCGCCTCACCACCCCCTTGCGCTTCGGC includes:
- a CDS encoding extracellular solute-binding protein yields the protein MKIRNILATGIAVATVLALSACTGGTAAPAGDAAGDGKIGGEITFQTWSLKNDKFTPYFEGVVDAFEKANPGTTVKWIDQPADGYEDKILQQAGSGELPDVLNLPPEYGYSLASAGQLLDLSKSSKVLGDYVEGGVDAYTYDGVDGSFGFPWYLGTELNYWNKALLTKGGVDKTPTNVDEMLDAAGKLAGAGIQSISDVPSPKSLQSLVSDGGDTQDVYVDGKFVFNTPAAVAVIERYAELYKLGAVSPEALQGAGTLNSNITNFNKGTVAWATAGPNYIDKDIAVNAPKLLPDVDVTNGFGNPPLFVQGISVSGKSKNEATALAFAEFLTNTENQIDFVKLAVGFFPGTIEANKDVSVFAESAKNDMQKTANELAASQMSDARMLGAPQFTEAMNNYAQQQIALAVKGEISAEEALTKSVTYAEQNVVD